The following are encoded together in the Deltaproteobacteria bacterium genome:
- a CDS encoding ParA family protein: MARIISIANQKGGVGKTTTAINLSASLAIAEKRVLLIDFDPQANATSGVGIQKEGVRKGIYQALIQHDDIKDLIFDTEIISLKVVPSTVDLIGAEVELIDEPDRETRLKTVLTSITDAYDYILIDCPPSLSILTLNALTASHSVVIPLQCEYYALEGISQLMKTINLIKMGLNPSLEIEGILLTMFDPRNNLCHQVVEEVRCHFNGKIFKTIISRNVRLSESPSFGKPVILYDINSKGASNYIELAKEMLLKDCAIHGVKR, from the coding sequence CAACCACTGCTATTAATCTTTCAGCATCCCTTGCTATTGCAGAAAAAAGGGTTCTCCTGATAGACTTTGACCCGCAGGCTAATGCAACAAGCGGTGTTGGCATACAAAAAGAGGGGGTAAGAAAAGGTATATATCAGGCACTTATCCAGCATGACGATATTAAAGACTTGATATTTGATACAGAAATTATCTCTCTTAAGGTAGTGCCTTCAACGGTTGACCTTATAGGCGCAGAGGTTGAACTTATAGATGAACCTGACAGAGAGACGAGACTAAAAACGGTGTTAACAAGTATAACAGATGCGTATGACTATATATTGATAGACTGCCCACCATCCCTAAGTATTCTCACACTTAATGCCCTCACTGCTTCTCATTCTGTTGTAATTCCTCTCCAGTGTGAATACTATGCCCTTGAGGGCATATCTCAACTTATGAAAACCATAAATCTAATAAAAATGGGGTTGAATCCATCTCTGGAAATAGAGGGTATACTCCTCACAATGTTTGACCCCAGAAATAACTTGTGCCATCAGGTGGTAGAAGAGGTTAGGTGTCATTTTAATGGTAAAATATTTAAAACAATTATTTCAAGAAATGTAAGGTTGAGCGAAAGCCCAAGTTTTGGCAAGCCTGTGATTTTATATGATATCAATTCAAAAGGGGCATCAAACTATATTGAACTTGCTAAAGAAATGCTTTTGAAAGATTGTGCAATACATGGGGTTAAAAGGTAA